In Lycium barbarum isolate Lr01 chromosome 9, ASM1917538v2, whole genome shotgun sequence, the DNA window GTCAAATAGTTGTTTTCAGAATTCCAGATAAAGCAAGTGGCACTACTTATGGCCTGAAGGAGACACGTCTCAGCTTGCCAGTGAATTGGGTCAATCTGAATATTGCTTTATGAAGCACTATATGTTTGGAGTTCTGATAAAGAAAACTGATAGCAATTTGTCTTTGTTCCTTGAGTAAAAAATCAAGTATCGAGTTAACTAAGAATAATGAAAGAGTTTGTGGCATAATTTGATTGTGTATGCAAGTACTATTGGAAAGTCATTGTCCAAGTTCTTTATTTTTCTAAGAAGATTAAAGATTTGAGTTTTCAATACTTAAATTTCTTACATGATTGGATAATACACGTGCAACACACGTGACAAGAAACTAGTACTATTAAAAAGTCTTACTTGCAAACACATTTGATGATCTTCATAAGGGGAATCATCGCTTTCACTCCCCAGATCATCTTCCATTCCCGTTAATAAGACCTACATGAATATAATCTAGCTAAGCcaaatatttaaataaaattttCAAGACAAGTCTATATATTAACAAACAGAATTAAAAAGCAGAACTCATACCTCCTCATCTGATAGAGCAAACTCGATGCTATATTTGATTGAACACAGAACTGAGTCAACTAAAGATTCATCAACCATACATAGTTCTTGTCCATTCATTGCTGGTAATCTTTTAGGCACCTCCACAACAACATACCAATGAACGAATCAGCATAACTTTTCCTCCTACAACTAGGATACACAGCAAAGTGCTTGTCATTGGAATTTAAATGCTACTCCCTccagctcaataaaaaaaatgtttttggcttatttttgtactttttagcttaaaaataagtgattaaaagtattttttatttttttcaaatatcacaaaaagtaaaaaaaaaaattaaccgccaataaacacttaaaataagtcaattCAAAcgtgctttaaaaaaaaaaaaagcatcacataaattgaaaaaaGAATGGAGTATTAAGAAAGTTGTTATTCTCTTTTTAAACTACTAAAAAAAATTGTCACATTAATTGGGACGAACGGAGTATTAAATATAGAAAGTTATAATTTTTATTTGAACGGAATAAAAAGAAAAGAGCGTCACATAAAACGAAACGGAGTGAGTATTAAATATATAAAGTTGTTTTTTTTAcccgattaaaaaaaaaattatcacataaattggacggAGTGAGTATTAAATATagaaagctatttttttttaacGGAGTGAAAAAAAATCGAAGGagtattaaatataaaaaataattatattttttttttaaccgactaaaagaaaaaaaagtatcACGTAAATGAAGAGTAACAAAAGGAGTACCAATTTGGCAGAACCGAAGCCAAGTAGGCCACCAGTCTTGTACTGTAATTGCTTCAACAGAGAGTGAGCAGCTTTGTAATTCCCCTTTGCTAACTCTTTATCAAACCTTCTCAGTGCTCTACCACGTCgcattcctttacattccttctcCCCAGCAAAGGCTCGAATCACTGTAATGGTGTGTTTGATTTTATAAAATATGCCgcacaacataaaatattacgccAGGTAGTCCAATATTATATATAGaaataggggtgggcgttcggtcggttttatcaaactttgaTTTGgttatttcgggttcggtttttttaaggtggacaccaaacatcgaaccaaactagttcggttcggttctttcgatttcggttttttaaagttcggttcggttcggtttagttttttcaattcagtttttttaatataatattagaagcgattccattgacactaattcatattctcaaaagcaataaattataaaactgataaattgaaatcaaaatcaaacaaacaggatacacaagaacagaaaattataatcatgacataggattactaggtgttatatacataccgtaagaataattaagaataCACATAAAGGACATTtattaatcctaaagagacatcctagttacctttctttgttagggatatttgattttttcaattgaagtggaaaattaggaatacaaatgcaaaagaggacttattacaattgggtttttgtTGCTttaacttaatgggcctggactattttaatgtTTTTggataatgtattaaatttcggtgcgcgttcggtttttcggttcggttttatcaaaattcggttcggctattttggtttcggtttttttacgatggacaccaaactagttcggtttgttgaagtttcggtttggttcggttcgatttttcggttttcggtatttatgcccagccctatatAGAAATAAAGGAAACTTGTGGTCTAATACAATCGTAGAAATTTGTGTCGCTAGAAATCAttttataaagttaaattgttattaaatatagaaaaatgtcatttttttcaaactgactaaaaaggaaagagtgtcatataaattgagacggatggAGTAATATTATTGTTAAAAATCAATAAGGGGAAAGAACAACGGATTGTGTACCTTTCAGTTGCAGCGGAAGTTGTTGATCTTACCATCAAAGAAATTTGTCGTAAGTCCACTTTGAATCACTAGGAAACAAAGTTTATATCACAaggtaaatgtttttttttttttatgttcttgTGGAAAGATAAAAAATCaatatctttattttattatctGTTCAAAAAGAAAGAAACCTTGCCTTTTATTATGAAAAGAGAAGTTATAGTAGTTACACGATTTCTTCCCACAAACTCACGTTATATGATAGGGTAGAAGTTACCTCTTATATGGGGTAACTCttttttttaagcttctaataacTTCCTGCAGGTTTATTTCTCCTAATCAGGTCGGGTCAGTCCACATGGGCGACCCACGACCCAACTCAATATCCAACATTTCCCACTTCGCACATGGTGGACTAGACCTAAATCAgtaccatggccataacacacgtAATTCATACTGGCAAATAGTTCGTGCGACTTGCGAGTATCAAGAGCTATACTTACTAAGGTGTTACAAGAGCTTCACGCAGGAATTCAATCACATGCGGAAAGAATCCACTACTAACATGAGAATCTTATTGCTCGCAATACCCCAGACACCATCTACTACACTAGTAGCTAGTTATCCGATCTCTCGTCCTCTAAAGAGGTAAACTCGAGTTCATGTTTAACTTTTATATCTAGAATTACACTTACACTTGACACCTTATGGTAAGTGTAATGGGCGGCTGTAACGACCTGTGTGGTCATTTAGCTTTTTACCCTTTTTAACCCTGTTGACCCCTTCCCTTAGCTCCGTTAGAGTGTTTGTGACCCGCGGGGTGGGTGGCACAATTCTCGAGGTGATTGCTCAAGTCTTAATTGATTTCGAGGAATTTAGAAGTTTTAAGTTGAAGAAGTGTTGACTAATgattgacttttggataaacggacctttaAGTGATTTTCGTCGGTTCCATAGggtccggagggtcgattataACTTGGTAGGATGAGTGGTTCGATTCTCGAGGCACTCGGGGGTATTTTTGTcctttggttggaaacttgattcTTTTGGGGTTTGGGGGTTGACCAGGTCAAGATAACCTCCACTGGAAATTCTTAGGGCACGAGTGAGTTCATAGCGTGTTGTTACATTGGTATGCATGTTTGGGTTGTATTCAGAAGGTCTCGGATGAGTGTCGGGTTTTGCGTTGAGGTTGGTGAGAAATCAGATTTTTTGCTGGTTTCTGGTGTGCCGCTTCTTCGGTGTTCTGGCCGCATCTGCAGGCCCGCCTCTGCGAGGTTTGTTCCGCAGATGCGAGGATTTGCCTTTCAAAGTAGTTCTGCACCTGTgaagtgttacatccgacatttttgtttattcgaaaaattcaaggtgggttgacttgtgatgaataaggccacaattggaccttactttgtatgcatgtgtaggttatgaatttaatggtgtggaattacgaaaggtggccaagggaattttggaaatttgctccATAAATTACCATCTTTAGACAacaattttgggctaaaaaatgataggaaaaaaattaggcccaaatggGATGGCCTAACCGGCCataccatgatccaagcccatggattaattttccatgtggcaTTATATATCCATCATTatccttagaactttcaagaaaaaaaaaatacaaagcaagaaagaaggaacaaaaggagagggtttcgggtgagaggagaaagaaaaggaaaagaaagaaaaaaattttggagccaattcttgggtttaaaaagttcctctcttgagagattattactaagcacaagattatctacaagttgatgtaaagattttggcaagaaaacaacttcaaccccaagtgaagaacttgaagaaaggtaaggattccatgcttttgttgtgttaaaaatggtatatgtatgttgtagtatgtgtgaatgaatgaaaaacatggaaattttgtgtgttggaactaggggtgtgatggccgaatatgtacatgaaattgcatgattttaatggcttgaattcttgttgtaatctagttgtaatatgatgggaattatattagaaaggaaagtggaatgaattagtaaaaaaattggaagtgtgggaggtggccgtgtggtgctaggtttgatatgaaatatgaatttgatttttggttgtatgctaattgagttaaggtgaattgaatcttgttagcatgttaattgtgttgttatggaagattggttattaagttgttgaagaaaattattgaactttgttatgatttgtgtataagtgaaaatgaaagtgttaagaggcaaattatgcttatgacaatgaacttggaatataaaaatgtgttgatgagtttgcatgttgaaagttaggaaggaaTTGGAAAAGTAgcgacttgatggaaagttgaatgtttgtgaattttatgaatatcttgtgaatattatgtgaacatgttatggattcctccgatgtgtgtcgtaatgattttgatggataatggatatgaaaataataagtttttgttggaaatgtaagcttgaaacgaaagatgattcgtcgtgtcgaagggtggctaataatgccatagcgtatgatttagtgtttattgatgtttgttgttgtttggatgtctcctctgggttgttgtgttgctaagttgagccgagctaagtctcggggatgtcgtatatacagaggaaatgctgccgaaatttcggtaggcaattatgtgtaaagttagagtattgaaagaatgaaactaaccaaatggtaaacttgaccatttccagattttagacgaaacttggattgacgccgagcgagcgtaaggcgccatcgaggtatgtgaagcacttctctacgttcctaggcatgttctggatgtggtaggctcggccgcgagccttaagtccgactctgttccccggaattcgagacggaaaaccgctccaattccttcaattcaattgaacctattttcttacaaattgtccttaaagtgagattttgcacaaaaatttccccaaacggagtcggaacacttccgaatgagtatgggtgacctcataaggtcaatcatcagtaatttacgtgtgtagcctcgggttggtccgaggtgggcccacaaggcccgatacttccggtacgatttttaaaatacttctgttttggtctgatcttctctaaaaacttctgaactattattttgtgaatattatggatatttttgtgtaatttatacaatattatttctgaacatccgagcatcccattctgataatctgtcgtgccttcctaactaggatatgagcgcgtgctatgcatactatctggatattctgattttggctcgccgtttggcacccttctgattgatcgagtctgtatgttgagtctgtaggtaggtggtttctcatttatcgattcgtgtctgtctcaatgcattctttcactgcgacccgggccaggttctgttatcgtgcataattctctgcattgttcaccgcgtccctcggcgtacgggccgggatctgtattatgattccgtctgtctgtccgaactataattctgtccatttgtgtgtaacacgattctgtatgtccgtctagatcataactctgtccgtcagtttgacttatgattttgcccgttatattactgtgactctagttcggactatgtttatatctgttacgttgctgctttacatactcggtacattttccgtactgacccccgttcttcgggggctgcgctacatgcccgcaggtacagacgcaccaggtgagacgccgccagcgtaggtttccgactctgctatctgaagagctcctttgacctggagcatatctttggtatatattttctgtcgtcTGTGtattccgtatgtatgtatattccgggtacggcggggccctgtcccgtcatatgattttgtatgtctgtagaggcctgtagatagatgtgtgggttacgggtttcgtctgtatgttagccttatcggcttacttgtaaatgtctgtatgttcaggtatatatgtatatatacgt includes these proteins:
- the LOC132608819 gene encoding uncharacterized protein LOC132608819 isoform X4; amino-acid sequence: MRRGRALRRFDKELAKGNYKAAHSLLKQLQYKTGGLLGFGSAKLVPKRLPAMNGQELCMVDESLVDSVLCSIKYSIEFALSDEEVLLTGMEDDLGSESDDSPYEDHQMCLQHEAGHFLVGYLVGVLPRSYQVPRVEDITQDKFAQGNVQFLGFEFLKEENRAKISSQTLNRFLCVILGGLAAEQLIFGYSELLHSDVQKEG
- the LOC132608819 gene encoding uncharacterized protein LOC132608819 isoform X3; translated protein: MRRGRALRRFDKELAKGNYKAAHSLLKQLQYKTGGLLGFGSAKLVPKRLPAMNGQELCMVDESLVDSVLCSIKYSIEFALSDEEVLLTGMEDDLGSESDDSPYEDHQMCLQHEAGHFLVGYLVGVLPRSYQVPRVEDITQDKFAQGNVQFLGFEFLKEENRAKISSQTLNRFLCVILGGLAAEQLIFGYSELLHSDVQKVTCS
- the LOC132608819 gene encoding uncharacterized protein LOC132608819 isoform X2, which translates into the protein MRRGRALRRFDKELAKGNYKAAHSLLKQLQYKTGGLLGFGSAKLVPKRLPAMNGQELCMVDESLVDSVLCSIKYSIEFALSDEEVLLTGMEDDLGSESDDSPYEDHQMCLQHEAGHFLVGYLVGVLPRSYQVPRVEDITQDKFAQGNVQFLGFEFLKEVDMSTISSKSFTQGTENRAKISSQTLNRFLCVILGGLAAEQLIFGYSELLHSDVQKEG
- the LOC132608819 gene encoding uncharacterized protein LOC132608819 isoform X1, producing MRRGRALRRFDKELAKGNYKAAHSLLKQLQYKTGGLLGFGSAKLVPKRLPAMNGQELCMVDESLVDSVLCSIKYSIEFALSDEEVLLTGMEDDLGSESDDSPYEDHQMCLQHEAGHFLVGYLVGVLPRSYQVPRVEDITQDKFAQGNVQFLGFEFLKEVDMSTISSKSFTQGTENRAKISSQTLNRFLCVILGGLAAEQLIFGYSELLHSDVQKVTCS
- the LOC132608819 gene encoding uncharacterized protein LOC132608819 isoform X7, translating into MRRGRALRRFDKELAKGNYKAAHSLLKQLQYKTGGLLGFGSAKLVPKRLPAMNGQELCMVDESLVDSVLCSIKYSIEFALSDEEVLLTGMEDDLGSESDDSPYEDHQMCLQHEAGHFLVGYLVGVLPRSYQVPRVEDITQDKFAQGNVQFLGFEFLKEENRAKISSQEG
- the LOC132608819 gene encoding uncharacterized protein LOC132608819 isoform X6: MRRGRALRRFDKELAKGNYKAAHSLLKQLQYKTGGLLGFGSAKLVPKRLPAMNGQELCMVDESLVDSVLCSIKYSIEFALSDEEVLLTGMEDDLGSESDDSPYEDHQMCLQHEAGHFLVGYLVGVLPRSYQVPRVEDITQDKFAQGNVQFLGFEFLKEVDMSTISSKSFTQGTENRAKISSQEG
- the LOC132608819 gene encoding uncharacterized protein LOC132608819 isoform X5, coding for MLCGIFYKIKHTITVIRAFAGEKECKGMRRGRALRRFDKELAKGNYKAAHSLLKQLQYKTGGLLGFGSAKLVPKRLPAMNGQELCMVDESLVDSVLCSIKYSIEFALSDEEHEAGHFLVGYLVGVLPRSYQVPRVEDITQDKFAQGNVQFLGFEFLKEVDMSTISSKSFTQGTENRAKISSQTLNRFLCVILGGLAAEQLIFGYSELLHSDVQKVTCS